TACCCGGCGCCGCCCTTCATCGCCGCGTCGATGTCTTCCTTCGTCGCGTAACCCGATTCGAGCATCCGCACCGCGGACGTCAGGTACGGGATGAGCAGGGCGTTCACGATGAAGCCTGCCCGGTCCCCGGCCCGCACCGCGGTCTTGCCGAGCGTGTTCTTCACGTAGTCGTACACCGCCGTGGCGGCTTCTTCCTCGGTGGTCAGTGCCGAGATGACCTCGACCAGCGGCATGATCGGCACCGGATTGAAGAAGTGCACGCCGACGACCTGACCGGGACGGTTCGTCGCCTGCGCCATCTTGATGACCGGGATCGACGACGTGTTGGTCGCCAGGATGCCGGACGGCTTCACGATGGTGTCGAGCTTGGCGAAGATGTCGGTCTTGATGGACTCGACCTCGGGGGCCGCCTCGATCACGAGGTCGCGGTCGGCGAGATCCTCCAGTTTCAGCGTCACCGTCACCCGGGCGAGCGCCGCGTCGGCATCCTCCTGGCTGAGCTTGCCGGCCTTGACGCCACGGCCGATCGACTTCTCGATCCGTGCCTTCGCCGCGTCCGCGAACTCCTGCTTGGTCTCGACGACGATGACCTCGCTGCCGGACTTGGCACAGACCTCGGCGATACCGGCACCCATGGTGCCGCCGCCGATAACTCCTACTTTCTCCACAACTGTCCTCACTTGAGCAGCGCGCGAGACATGACGACGCGCTGAATCTGGTTGGTGCCCTCGTAGATCTGCGTGATCTTGGCATCACGCATCATGCGCTCGACCGGGAAGTCGGTGGTGTATCCGGCGCCGCCGAACAGCTGCACGGCGTCGGTGGTGACCTCCATCGCCACGTCCGAGGCGAAGCACTTCGCGGCAGCCGAGATGAAGCCCAGGTTCTTCTCGCCGCGCTCGGCACGAGCAGCGGAGGTGTAGACCATCAGGCGTGCGGCCTCGACCTTCATCGCCATGTCGGCGAGCATGAACTGCACGGCCTGGAAGTCGCTGACGGACTTGCCGAACTGCTTGCGGTCCTTGGTGTATGCGATCGCGGCGTCGAGGGCGCCCTGGGCGAGACCGACGGCCTGCGCGCCGATGGTCGGACGGGTGTGGTCGAGCGTCTGCAGTGCCGTCTTGAAGCCGGTGCCGGGCTCGCCGATGATCCGGTCGCCGGGGATGCGGCAGTTCTCGAAGTACAGCTCGGCGGTGGGGGAACCCTTGATGCCCAGCTTGTGCTCGAGCGGTCCGACGACGAAGCCCGGGTCGTCCTTGTGGACGATGAACGAGGAGATGCCGTTGGCACCCTTCTCGGCGTCGGTGACCGCCATGACGGTGTACCAGGTGGACTTGCCGCCGTTGGTGATCCAGCACTTCGATCCGTTGAGGATCCAGTCGTCGCCGTCCTGCTTGGCGCGGGTACGCATGCTCGCCGCATCCGAACCGGCCTCGCGCTCGGACAGCGCGTAGGACGCCATCGCCTCGCCGGAAGCGAGGGTGGGAAGGACCTGCTGCTTGAGCTCCTCGGAGCCGTTGAGGATCAGGCCCATCGTGCCGAGCTTGTTGACGGCCGGGATCAGGGAAGACGAACCACAGACGCGGGCGACCTCCTCGATGACGATGCAGGTGGCCACGGAGTCGGCGCCCTGGCCGTCGTACTCCTCGGGCACGTGCACGGCGTTGAAACCGGAGTTGACCAGCGCGGTCAGCGCCTCCTCCGGGAAGCGGGCGTTGCCGTCGACGTCCTTCGCGTACGGCGCGATCTCCTTCTCGGAGAGCGCGCGGATCGCGGCACGCAGTTCCTCGTGCTCTTCGTTCAACTTGAACAGGTCGAAGTCCGGATTCCCGGCCATGAATGCTCCTCGATGGGTATCGACGGCATCGAGTGGAGGCACTCGGTGCCACGGGTGGTGCGGCCGGTTGGCGGTGTTCGGGCACACTTCGGCCACTTCGAGCCAGTCAACCACGGCACTGAGTGCCAGTCAAGTGCGTGATCGCTCACCTGCGCCGCAGTAGACGGGCCGCGCCGTGGACTCCGAGCACTGCCGGAACGAGCACGGCGACGCCCTCCGCGTACGGGCCGTTGCCCTCGACGAGGACTCCTCTGGTCCGTAGCTGCCGACGTGCCCACAGGCTGTAGGGCAGCACCACCGTGACCGCGGTGACGACGCCGGTCGAGTAGCCGCGTAGGGCCACACTCGCTCCGAGATGAGTGAGGACGTGCCCGTGCAGTCCGGCGAGAACGGCCTGGAAGAACCGGTCCCGTCCACCGGTGCGCGCACCCCGTGCCGCGGCGGTGGCGACGAGTGTCCCCATGAGTGCGATCGCGACGGCGGATTCGCGGTGTGTGGTGACCACTCTTTCGCCGAGCGCACGCGCGACGGGCGACGACGACTCGGCCAGCCGGGAGGCGAGCACCCGCGACGTCGCGGGCATGGTCGCCGACTCCTCCAGGTCGTGTACCAGCCACGACGCGAACAGGCCCCACGCCACGACACGGGAGGGAGCCGGCATCAGGCCTCCTCCTCGGTGAGCCGTGCACGCAGCGCGCCGGTGATGTCGTCGATCGTGGTGCCGCTCGGATACCGGAGCACGACGACCTCGTCCTCCACCCGGCTGTCCGGCGCGACGCCGTACGTCCTGCGCACGTCGAGCAGCGCGGCATCGAGTGCCTCGGCAGTGGTGTCCGGGTCGCCCTTGATCATTCCGCGGAGCAGGTAGTTGTGGCAGGCGGTGACGGCGGCGGCGAAGCCCACGACCCGCAGCACGGGTTCGTCGGGGAGGGCGGGGCGCAGATACTCGACGAACAGGCGCTCGTAGCGGTAGCCCGTGACGATCTCGCGTTCGCGCAACGCGGGAACCTGTTGGACCACCTGATAGCGCCGGTACGACAGATCGCGGTTCTCGCGGAAGCGGGCGAACACGACGCCCGCGGCCTCGCAGACGATCGCCCACGGGTCACGTGCCTGGCCGGAGCGTGCCAGGAACTCGCCGACGTGCTGGAGCAGCGATTCGTGGTCGGCGAAGATCACGTCTTCCTTGGACCGGAACTGCCGGAAGAAGGTGCGCCGGGACACGCCCGCGGCGGCCGCGATCTGGTCGACCGTGGTCGACTCGTAGCCGTTCTCCGCGAACAGCCGGATCGCTTGGGTGACGACGTGGACGCGGAAATCCGGGTCCGCGCCGCCACTCTCGCTGCGTTCGGTCATGCCTGTCAGTATCACACCCTGCCCTCGCACGCCCTGCCCTCGCACGCCCTGCCCTCGTGCGGTCATCGTGCCCCGTCGGCTCGGTCCCGGTCTCACCCGGCGCGGAGCGCGAACTTGAGGACCTTGCCGGTGGGGGTGCGGGGCAGTTCGAGGGGGAAGACGAACTCCTCGGGCACCTTGAACCGCGCGATCCGCTCGCGGGCGTGCGCGATCAACTCGTCGGCCGTCAGAGCCCGACCCTTCTCGAGTACCACGAACGCTTTGGGCCGTTCGCCCCATTTCGGGTGCGGCACACCGACGACGGCGACGTCGAGGACGGCCGGGTGCGAGAGGAGAGCCTGCTCGACCTCGACCGTGGAGATGTTCTCTCCGCCGGAGATCACGATGTCCTTCGCGCGATCCTTGAGTTGGACATAGCCGTCGGGATGCATGACACCCAGGTCACCGGTGTGGAACCAGCCGCCGGCGAACGCCTCGGCCGTCGCTTCCGGGTCACGGTAGTAGCCGGCCATCACGTTGTTGCCGCGCAGCACGATCTCACCCAGCGACTCTCCGTCGGCGGGGACGTCGTTCATCTGCTCGTCGACCACCCGCACGGTTTCGGCCTGCACCATTCCGACGCCCTGGCGCGACAGCAGGGCCGCACGCTCGTCGGGAGTTGCCCCGTCCCACGCATCCTGGTACTCGCAGATCGTGTATGGGCCGTACACCTCGGTGAGTCCGTACACGTGGACGACGGTGACGCCGATCGCCTCGAGGCGGGCGATGACGGTCGGCGACGGCGGCGCACCCGCGGTGGTGATTCGCAGGGAGTCGACCCGATGGGCGCGCGGCGATCCGGCGATCGTCGAGCACACGGCGGGTGCGCCACACAGGTGGGTGATCCCCAGATCGTCGATGGCATCCCAGATCGAATCCTCGCGCACCGCACGCAGGCATACGTGCGTTCCGCCTGCCTGCGTGACGGCCCACGGCGTGCACCAGCCGTTGCAGTGGAACATCGGCAGGGTCCACAGGTATTTCGTGGATCCGGTGAAGCCGTTGTGGAACGTCTCCCCCAGCGAGTTCAGATACGCCCCTCGGTGGGTGTACATCACCCCCTTGGGGCGGCCGGTGGTGCCGGAGGTGTAGTTGATCGCGAGGACCTGATCCTCGTCCTCGACACCCCAATGCAGTGGTGTGTCTTCGAGATTCGTTCCGGTGGAAAGGAACTCCGTGTACGGCGTGGACTCGATCCCGTCGATCTCCGGTACGGAGACGGTGGAATCCGGTACCTCGATGATCTCGTCGAGGCCGGGCACGTGTGCGCGCGCAGTCGAGGTGGCCCCGAGGAACTCGGAATCGACGAACAGGATTCTCGTGCCGGAATGATCGAGGATGTACTCCAACTCTGCCGGGGCGAGGCGGGAATTGAGTGCGATGAGTATCCCGCCGGCCAGGGGAACGGCGAAGTGAGCGAACAGTAGTTCCGGGACGTTGGGCGCGAGGAACGCCACGCGATCGCCTGGTTCGATCCTGCTGCGCAGGGCACGTGCGAACCGCTCCACCTCGTCTCCGAACTCGCGATAGGTGTACCGGCGATCTCCGTGGATCACCGCGGTGCGGTCGGGGAACACGCCGGCCGAACGCTCGAGGAAACGCAGCGGGCTGAGTGGCGTGCGGTGGGCCGATGTGTGGGTGGGGCCGGGCAACGAAACCTCCGGAAATCAGATGGAACACGAACTGTGATCGGCGCGACAGGACTGGAAGGACGGTAGAAGTCGTCACAGGGGCGTCGCTACCCTCCGAAGTGGGTAGGTAGCGGGGGATGTGATCCGAGACGGAGTTGGTCATGGTTGCGAACGGCGTGCTCAGGCCGAGCGATCAGGATGCGGTGCGTGGCGAGTTGAGGCGGCTGCGAGGGCGCACGGCGTTTCCCGTCCTGTTCGGTGGTGTCGTGGAGGAGGGACAGCTGACGTTGTCCGGTTTCGTGGGGACACGGAGCACGGTCCTGCCGTGACCTGGTGATCGACGCCGAATGCGGTGTGGGTGGGCGAGCGATGGTCGAGCGACGCCCGGTCGGCATCCAGGGCTACTTCAACTCTCGACGAATCACCCACGAGTACGACGCCCCGGTGCGGCGCGAGGGAATCGAGACGCTCCTGGCGGTGCCCGTCGTGGTGCGGGGGAGGACGAGGGGCACCCTCTACGGCGGACTGCGGGAGAACCTTCCTCTCGGGGATCGGGCGACCGAAACGGTGGCGACGTCTGCGGCGGCGCTGGCACGTGAGATCGAGATTCGCGACGAAGTGGACCGCCGCACGGCGATGTTGAAGGCCGCCGTCGACCCGCCGCCCGCGGCCGGTGGCCGGGACGACGTCGAGGATCCGCGTCTGCGCGCCGGTATCGCGGAGAATTGCGTGGTACTCGGGGAACTCGTGGGCCGACTCGAGGATCCGGAGTTGGAGGCCCGATTTCGCCAGGTGGAGGACGCGTTACGGCGCCTCGTCTCCGGCGAGTCGTCTGCCTCACCGATCGCCCTCTCTCGACGCGAACGCGACGTGCTGAACTACGTGGCGCTCGGATGCCGGAATGCGGAGATCGGTGAGCGGCTGTCGTTGAGCACTCAGACCGTGAAGACGTACATGCGCAACCTCATGGCCAAGCTCGACGTGAGGAGCCGCCACGAAGCTGTCGTCGAGGCGCGCAGGCACGGACTGATCCCCTGATCCCTGACCTCATGGTCCGGGAGTCGGGATCGTGACTCGGCCGCTCTCACGTGGCCGGCGCGCGTACCTTCGTCACGACCGGGGGCCTTTCCCGGGTGGGATGCCCCGTGTGGGTGCCCCGGCGACGGTGGAGTGTGGTGGTTCTGTTCCTGGTCGGTATCGGTTTTCGTGTCGGGTCGACGCTCGCCGGTGGGGTGAATACCGGGTGCCTGGTCTTGCCGATCGTCACGTCCCAGTCGGTGGTGTGGAGTAGTCGGTGGTGGGTGCCGCAGAGCAACACGAGGTTGTCGAGGTCGGTGGGTCCGCCGTCTGCCCAATGCGTGATGTGGTGGCCCTCGCACCAGGCGGCGGTAGCTCCGCAGCCCGGGAACGCGCAGCCACCGTCGCGGGCGGCGAGCGCTGTGCGTTGGGCCCTGGTGACGGTGCGGTGGGTGCGTCCCACACTCAGCGGTGCGCCGTGCTCGTCGAGGACGATTGCGGTGACGTTCGCATCGCAGCCGAGGAGGCGTGCGGTGTTGACCGTGAGTGGCCCCATCCACGGCGACCACGCGATACCCCGCACCTCGGCAAGACCAGCAGGATCGGCGGGGTGCGTGTCTGTGCTGTCGGCCGGCCGTGTTCTGCGGGCATACTCTTCCCGCCGGTCCTGGCCCAGGTCCCGCGCATGTACGTGTACCGACAGGTGCGGACGTTCCCCGCCCTCGACCCCCAGCTCGCCGAACGCGAGCAGCATCGACAACGACTGGGCGAGTCCGTCCGCGCGGCGTCGGGACGGCGTGCGCGGGTCACGTGTCCCGTCCGCTGCGAGCTGTGGGGCCGAGAATTTCGACAGGGCGGTCAGCAGCATCTCCCCGGTCACCGCGTCCACGTCACCACGAATCGCGACCCGACCATTCAACGTCTTCGACACGTACAGCTCGTTACGGTCGGTGTCCTCCGACGCGGGCTGGTCATCGGATTCGAAGATCGCCTCCAACTTCGCAACCGCCGTGCGCACTCCGTCGGTACGCGCCAACGGCCCGTCCGCCGCCGCCAGCAACGCCGCCACACACCCCGGCAACGCCTCCGCGGGCATCCCTTTCGGAGGCTTCGTGCAGAACCGGACAATCAGCAACGCATGCTCGAACGCGATCCGACCCGCATCGAACGCCTCCGCCACCGCGGGATGCTCCGCCAACCCGGCACCGAGTTCCACGATCCGCCCCGCCGCACCCGGCGACACCACCGTCACCGACGACAACCACCCCTTCGTCGACGCGAAACCATGATCCACCCGCGTACACCGGCGTTCCACCTCGGCGACCACAGCCACCCGCTGCGCCTCGAACGACGCGATTCGGGCACTCAACGCGACAGCGTCACACAACAACTCACGACTGGTCCGCTCCCGGAAACGATCCCCCTGATACCCCATACACGAACATTACCTCGAAAGAATGTTCGAAACAAGGGGCGGGAGAAGAGGGTTCTCCGTCGTGGGCAGACGCGAATCGCCTCGTCGCGCGACAGCGTGTGCGCGAGCGCGCTGCGAAGAGTATCGTGATCGTGGCTTCGCGGCAGGCCCATCCGGATAACTGGCAAGGACGACAGGGAGGTGTGGCTGCGTGAACAACAGTCGACCTCCGAGTATCGGCTGAAATCGGCGTTCCTACCCGGGTGCGCTGGTTTCACTTTCGTGTATCTGTCCAGAATCACACCCGAAAGTACTTGTCGCCATGCGTGAAAAGCGTCCACTCCGAGCATTGCTCCCACTCCGTTCGGCCGGTCTCACCGAACCGTACGACGATCACGCGACGCCTCGCAGGCCGCCGGTCTCGCCCGGGCCGATCGAGTCCACCGTCGTCAACAGCGCCGTCTATCGGGACGGGAAGCGCATCGCGAGCCCGGCGACGCTCGGGGAGGCGCTGTCGAGTGTCCCGGACAGCTCGTCGATGGCGTGGATCGGGCTGTACCGTCCGACTGATGATCAACTGTACTCCGCGGCAAAGGAGTTCGATCTTCACGAACTCGCAGTGGAGGATGCGATCTCGGCGCACCAGCGGCCCAAGCTCGAGCGCTACGGCGAGACGTTGTTCGTCGTGCTGCGGGCGGCCCGCTACAACGACGACACCGAGAGCGTCGAGTTCGGTGAGCTACACGTGTTCTGCGGCCCCACGTTCGTACTCACGGTGCGGCACAGTGAATCCCCCGATCTGTCCACCGTGCGGGACCGCATGGAAGGAGACCCGGATCTGCTGCGCCTGGGGCCCGAGGCGGTGTTGTACGCGATTCTCGACGCGGTGGTCGACGGTTACGCGCCGGTCGTCGCCGGCCTGCAGAACGACATCGACGAGATCGAGACCGAGGTGTTCTCCGGCGCTCCCGGCGTGTCCCGCCGCATCTACGAGTTGACGCGCGAGGTCATCGAGTTCCAGCGGGCGACACGGCCACTGCTGGGCATCCTGCAGGCGCTCTCGGCGGGCTTCGCCAAGTATCAGACCGACGAAGAGCTGCAGCGGTACCTGCGTGACGTGAACGACCACGCGACGATCATCGTCGAGCGGGCGGACGGCTTCCGTCAGCTGCTCGGCAACATCCTCACCGTCAACGCCACTCTCGTCTCGCAGGAGCAGAACGAGGAGATGCGCAACATGACCGAGGCGAGCTATGCGCAGAACGAGGAGATCAAGAAGGTCTCGGCCTGGGCGGCGATTCTGTTCGCTCCGACGCTGATCGGGACCGTCTACGGGATGAACTTCGACCTGATGCCGGAGCTGCACTGGGATCTCGGCTACCCGTTCGCGGTCGGGCTGATGGCCTTGATCTGTATCTGCCTGTACACGGTGTTCAAGCGTCGCGGCTGGCTGTAGAGCTGCCCGGCCGACGTCACGCGCCCGGACTTTCCGTCCGGGTTCCGTCGCCACGGCACCGTTTCGGTGCCAGGATGGACCTCGTGCACCTTCCCGTCATGCCACCCCTGCAGCCGATGCTGGCGAAGGCCGCCTCGGCCGTGCCGTCCCAGCCCGAAGGAGAGCCGGCGTGGTCCTACGAGCCGAAGTGGGACGGCTTCCGCACCATCGTCTTCCGTGACGGCGACGAGGTGGTGCTGGGCTCGCGCGGCGGGAAGGACCTGGCTCGGTATTTTCCCGAGATGGTGGATGCGGTCCGGCGCGAGCTCCCCTCCCGTTGCGTCGTCGACGGCGAGTTGGTGGTCCCCAGGGATCGCGACGGGCACGTCCGGCTCGACTGGGAGGCGCTGTCCGAACGCATCCACCCCGCGGACAGCCGGGTGCGCCTGCTGGCCGAGCAGACACCGTCCCAGTTCGTCGGGTTCGATCTGCTGGCGCTCGGGGACCGAGACCTCACCGCCGAGGTGTTCGAGGCACGTCGGGACGAACTCG
This genomic interval from Rhodococcus triatomae contains the following:
- a CDS encoding acyl-CoA dehydrogenase; amino-acid sequence: MAGNPDFDLFKLNEEHEELRAAIRALSEKEIAPYAKDVDGNARFPEEALTALVNSGFNAVHVPEEYDGQGADSVATCIVIEEVARVCGSSSLIPAVNKLGTMGLILNGSEELKQQVLPTLASGEAMASYALSEREAGSDAASMRTRAKQDGDDWILNGSKCWITNGGKSTWYTVMAVTDAEKGANGISSFIVHKDDPGFVVGPLEHKLGIKGSPTAELYFENCRIPGDRIIGEPGTGFKTALQTLDHTRPTIGAQAVGLAQGALDAAIAYTKDRKQFGKSVSDFQAVQFMLADMAMKVEAARLMVYTSAARAERGEKNLGFISAAAKCFASDVAMEVTTDAVQLFGGAGYTTDFPVERMMRDAKITQIYEGTNQIQRVVMSRALLK
- a CDS encoding acyl--CoA ligase family protein; its protein translation is MPGPTHTSAHRTPLSPLRFLERSAGVFPDRTAVIHGDRRYTYREFGDEVERFARALRSRIEPGDRVAFLAPNVPELLFAHFAVPLAGGILIALNSRLAPAELEYILDHSGTRILFVDSEFLGATSTARAHVPGLDEIIEVPDSTVSVPEIDGIESTPYTEFLSTGTNLEDTPLHWGVEDEDQVLAINYTSGTTGRPKGVMYTHRGAYLNSLGETFHNGFTGSTKYLWTLPMFHCNGWCTPWAVTQAGGTHVCLRAVREDSIWDAIDDLGITHLCGAPAVCSTIAGSPRAHRVDSLRITTAGAPPSPTVIARLEAIGVTVVHVYGLTEVYGPYTICEYQDAWDGATPDERAALLSRQGVGMVQAETVRVVDEQMNDVPADGESLGEIVLRGNNVMAGYYRDPEATAEAFAGGWFHTGDLGVMHPDGYVQLKDRAKDIVISGGENISTVEVEQALLSHPAVLDVAVVGVPHPKWGERPKAFVVLEKGRALTADELIAHARERIARFKVPEEFVFPLELPRTPTGKVLKFALRAG
- a CDS encoding HNH endonuclease signature motif containing protein encodes the protein MGYQGDRFRERTSRELLCDAVALSARIASFEAQRVAVVAEVERRCTRVDHGFASTKGWLSSVTVVSPGAAGRIVELGAGLAEHPAVAEAFDAGRIAFEHALLIVRFCTKPPKGMPAEALPGCVAALLAAADGPLARTDGVRTAVAKLEAIFESDDQPASEDTDRNELYVSKTLNGRVAIRGDVDAVTGEMLLTALSKFSAPQLAADGTRDPRTPSRRRADGLAQSLSMLLAFGELGVEGGERPHLSVHVHARDLGQDRREEYARRTRPADSTDTHPADPAGLAEVRGIAWSPWMGPLTVNTARLLGCDANVTAIVLDEHGAPLSVGRTHRTVTRAQRTALAARDGGCAFPGCGATAAWCEGHHITHWADGGPTDLDNLVLLCGTHHRLLHTTDWDVTIGKTRHPVFTPPASVDPTRKPIPTRNRTTTLHRRRGTHTGHPTRERPPVVTKVRAPAT
- a CDS encoding HXXEE domain-containing protein yields the protein MPAPSRVVAWGLFASWLVHDLEESATMPATSRVLASRLAESSSPVARALGERVVTTHRESAVAIALMGTLVATAAARGARTGGRDRFFQAVLAGLHGHVLTHLGASVALRGYSTGVVTAVTVVLPYSLWARRQLRTRGVLVEGNGPYAEGVAVLVPAVLGVHGAARLLRRR
- a CDS encoding 3-hydroxybutyryl-CoA dehydrogenase, whose protein sequence is MEKVGVIGGGTMGAGIAEVCAKSGSEVIVVETKQEFADAAKARIEKSIGRGVKAGKLSQEDADAALARVTVTLKLEDLADRDLVIEAAPEVESIKTDIFAKLDTIVKPSGILATNTSSIPVIKMAQATNRPGQVVGVHFFNPVPIMPLVEVISALTTEEEAATAVYDYVKNTLGKTAVRAGDRAGFIVNALLIPYLTSAVRMLESGYATKEDIDAAMKGGAGYPMGPLTLIDTVGLDITLNAAQSLYDEFAEPHYAPPALLRRMVEAGRLGKKSGKGFYDYS
- a CDS encoding magnesium and cobalt transport protein CorA → MREKRPLRALLPLRSAGLTEPYDDHATPRRPPVSPGPIESTVVNSAVYRDGKRIASPATLGEALSSVPDSSSMAWIGLYRPTDDQLYSAAKEFDLHELAVEDAISAHQRPKLERYGETLFVVLRAARYNDDTESVEFGELHVFCGPTFVLTVRHSESPDLSTVRDRMEGDPDLLRLGPEAVLYAILDAVVDGYAPVVAGLQNDIDEIETEVFSGAPGVSRRIYELTREVIEFQRATRPLLGILQALSAGFAKYQTDEELQRYLRDVNDHATIIVERADGFRQLLGNILTVNATLVSQEQNEEMRNMTEASYAQNEEIKKVSAWAAILFAPTLIGTVYGMNFDLMPELHWDLGYPFAVGLMALICICLYTVFKRRGWL
- a CDS encoding TetR family transcriptional regulator, which encodes MTERSESGGADPDFRVHVVTQAIRLFAENGYESTTVDQIAAAAGVSRRTFFRQFRSKEDVIFADHESLLQHVGEFLARSGQARDPWAIVCEAAGVVFARFRENRDLSYRRYQVVQQVPALREREIVTGYRYERLFVEYLRPALPDEPVLRVVGFAAAVTACHNYLLRGMIKGDPDTTAEALDAALLDVRRTYGVAPDSRVEDEVVVLRYPSGTTIDDITGALRARLTEEEA